The following proteins are encoded in a genomic region of Ammospiza caudacuta isolate bAmmCau1 chromosome 3, bAmmCau1.pri, whole genome shotgun sequence:
- the SIX2 gene encoding homeobox protein SIX2, with translation MSMLPTFGFTQEQVACVCEVLQQGGNIERLGRFLWSLPACEHLHKNESVLKAKAVVAFHRGNFRELYKILESHQFSAHNHPKLQQLWLKAHYIEAEKLRGRPLGAVGKYRVRRKFPLPRSIWDGEETSYCFKEKSRSVLREWYAHNPYPSPREKRELAEATGLTTTQVSNWFKNRRQRDRAAEAKERENNENSNSNSHNPLSASMNGNKTVLGSSEDEKTPSGTPDHTSSSPALLLSSNPGLQPLHGLGHPQGPSAIPVPSADPMHHHSLQDSILNPMSSNLVDLGS, from the exons ATGTCGATGCTCCCGACTTTTGGCTTCACCCAAGAGCAAGTGGCCTGCGTCTGCGAGGTGCTCCAGCAAGGCGGCAACATCGAGCGGCTGGGGCGGTTCCTCTGgtccctccctgcctgcgagcACCTCCACAAGAACGAGAGCGTCCTGAAGGCCAAGGCTGTGGTGGCCTTCCACCGGGGCAACTTCCGCGAGCTCTACAAGATCCTGGAGAGCCACCAGTTCTCGGCGCACAACCACcccaagctgcagcagctctggctgaaggCGCACTACATCGAGGCGGAGAAGCTGCGGGGGCGACCCCTAGGGGCGGTGGGCAAGTACCGGGTGCGCCGCAAGTTCCCGCTGCCCCGCTCCATCTGGGACGGCGAGGAGACCAGCTACTGCTTCAAGGAGAAGAGCCGCAGCGTCCTCCGGGAGTGGTACGCGCACAACCCCTACCCGTCCCCCCGCGAGAAGCGGGAGCTGGCCGAGGCCACCGGCCTCACCACCACCCAGGTCAGCAACTGGTTCAAGAACCGCCGGCAGCGAGACCGCGCCGCCGAGGCCAAGGAAAG GGAAAACAACGAGAATTCCAACTCCAACAGCCACAACCCGCTCTCGGCGTCAATGAACGGGAATAAGACAGTTTTGGGGAGCTCAGAGGACGAGAAGACGCCGTCAGGGACCCCGGATCACACCTCCTCCAGCCCCGcgctgctgctcagctccaacCCCGGGCTGCAGCCGCTGCACGGCCTgggccacccccagggccccagcGCCATCCCCGTGCCCAGCGCCGACCCCATGCACCACCACAGCTTGCAGGACTCCATTCTCAACCCCATGTCATCTAATTTGGTCGATCTGGGCTCTTAA